The genome window GACGCGCCGAGTTTTCGCAGGACCGGGCTCTCGCTTCAATCTGCAAAGCGCCGTACGGCCTTTTTTAAAACGAAAAACGAATTGAAAACGACGGCGCATTGCAGTATTTCCGCTCGATCCCTGTCGCAAAATACATTCTAAAAAGTGAATTCTTTTGAATCTCAACGAAGCTTTACTAAAGTGTAGTTATTTCAATTATTGGATCGTTTCGTTCGAACGATACAAGCCCCTCGAATCGGCGTTTGTATCGTATTCTTTGCGAACTTCAATTCTTTCGTCAAGATCTCGGTAAGACCTCCCTCGATCTCTTCACAAGACTTTGCAACGATAAACCAATCTTCTTTGGAAACCGGAAAGGAGGTCGTCGGTATCGACTCGGAAGAGCGAGCTTTCAAAAATTCCGCTTCTTCTTTTTTTCTCTTTTCACGGACCATTTGGCGATTCAAAAAACCGGCTCGATAAAAAGACAATGTAATATCCGGGCGATTGTGATGTTCCAGTGGAAGCAAATTCCATAAAACGGAAGAACGGTTTACTTCTTTTAGGAAATATTCCTCAGCGTCGTCGGCGGTATAAAACAAAGAACGGTCCACCCCCGAAAAACAAAGATTGGTTCTCTCCCAAACCGAATCATTCTTCCAACTCCAATACCCGAGCGTAAACATAATAAATAAGGAATATACGGCCGCGGCAAAAATTTTGATGAATCCTTCTTTCGAAAACTCTTCGCGGCAAAAAATCCCGATCGCGATCAACAAAGCCGGATACAAATGATAAATATGCCGCGGTTGATGATTGGGCGTCATCAGTGTAAGTCCCAAAATCGAAACGAAGATCGATAAAAACAAAAAGAACGAAGCGCTGACCTCCCCCTTCTCGCGATAACGAAAGATTCCGAATCCGATCCCGAACAACAAGCCCGCAAACAAAATCCATCCGCCATACGGAGCATAAAACGAATTCTCGACGATCTCTCGAAAGTAAGTAAGACTAAAAATCGATTCGTCGCCTTGTCCTGGCAATAAACCCGCGCCTTGCGCGTGCCCGATCGTGCTGCTCGAACTGGAAAATCGGTCCGGATGCAATAAAACCCAAGAACCGATCGGAAGAATCACGTACGTCCAGAAATATTTCCAAAGAAAAAATTCCTCGCGTTTGAAAAGATTCTTATCGGAAGAAATTTCCGTATTTCCCCTTTTGATTGCAGAACCGTAAAATATGTTCCAAAGTGAAATGCTGGCGCTGATCCAAAACACGAGCGCGCCCGCGTAACGCAAAAGCGCTTTGGTTTTTCCCGGAAACGTTTCCTTGGAAAAAAGGATCAATGTAAAAATCAACACGATCGACAGAACGATCGGAAGCAAAGCGCCCCATTTGACTCTTTTAAAAAAATTCTTTTCCGAAGTTCGTCGATAAGAATGCAACAGATCGAATAGGAACGTTCTGGTTTCTTGAAAACGAAACACGGTTAAAAACAAACAACCGAAAAAAACGAAGATATAACCGTACGGATATTTCGTATGAAACAAAAGGTTCGAGCTGATCAATAAAAACCAGGGTGAATTCGGTTTTTGATTTTCGATCGAGTTTCGGTACAAATTCCAAAAGGCAAGAATCGCAGGCAGAAAGAAAAGTCCGCCTTGCACTTCCAACATTCCCGAAAAAGAATAATGCATAAATCCCGGATTCTGCAAAAGCCCGGCCCAAACGATCGGAAACAAAATCGCGGCTGCGATCCAACTTCTATTTTTGTTAAACGACGTCAAGATCCAAGGAACGATCGCAAAAAGAAGAATCAATTCTACGAACGTAAACAACGAAACGGGAGTTCCACCCGGACCGAACATCAAAACGATCAAAGCCTCGGGAATATTTCGAAGAACCGGCCAAGTCGGCGAATCAAAGATCAACTTCAGAACGGTGATCGCGTCGAAGGAACGCACGGCTTCCGCGATTCGAATCGAAGTAACTAATCTCGCGTCCGGGTCCCACGTTAAAAAATTCTGATTCGGACAAAACGTTATAAATTTAAGATACAGTTTTCGGAAATAGATTCCTAAAATAACGAACTGAGGTAAAAAAAGTCCCAGAGATAAAAATGCGGACGCGCGGATGTTCTTCAAAAACTGCATGATCGATTTCAGGAATCATCACAACTTCTTTCGGATTACGGTCAATCGACTAATCGGAATCTATTTTTTATTCCCTATTTTTTTTACGCTTCACGCGGACGATCGGCCCTTCGTCTTTCCCAAGGATCATTCCTTTCATCCTTCGTATAAAGTGGAATGGTGTTATTTCGTGGGAATTATCCGTTCTTCGGACGGAAAACGATACGGATACGAGCTGAGTTTTTTCAAAGGGATTTTCGGCAAGAATAGGGAAGCGTTTCCCGTTCACTTTGCGATCTCCGATCTGGAAAACAAAAAACACGAAACCGCGCAAATCGTTGAACGAAAGTTAGGCGGTATGGCGGGTTACGACGGAAAACGGATTTTTAGCGGTGACTTCGTTCTCGAAATTCGAGGAAAAACGGAATTTCACTTGATCGCAAAACCGAAAAACGTCCCCGGACTTTCGCTGGATCTGCATCTCAGCGCAAAGGATTCAAATATTCTAATACACGGAGACAATGGGAAATCGATCAAGAGCAGAAAAAATCCCGATTTCTATTCGTATTATTACAGCATCCCCGGACTTTCCACACAAGGAGAACTCGTTTTCAACGGGAAAAAGATTCGGATCGAAAGCGGCAGTTCTTGGATGGACCATGAATGGAGCAGTCCGATGGATTCCACAAGACAAGCGGAACTCTCGGACAAATCCAATTCTTGGGATTGGATCTGCATCCAACTCGAGGACGGAACCGATCTGATGGCGTTTAACTTTCGGGAAACTCCCGGCTCCGCTTCGGAAAGTTTCGGAACGCTCCGATTGAAGTCCGGACAAAAAACGAAATTCGAAAGAGAAGGCGAAATACTTTTCTTACACGATTCTTCCGTTTGGAAAAGTCGGCGCACCGATAAAAAATATCCTCTTCTATGGAATCTGACCACTCGAGCGACACAAGAAGATTCGACTCTCCAGCTTATAATAGAACCATTCTTTGAAGATCAAGAATTCGATTCCAGACCTACAACCGGATTCAGTTATTGGGAAGGAGCGGTAAAAGTTCGAGGAACGAGAGCCGGAAAATCCGTTCAAGGTTTCGGATACTTGGAGCTTAAAGGAAATCGCGATTGAAACCGAATAAAATCGGAACGTAACGTTCAAACGATTTCTCTTAACAATTAAAACTCTTTTTTGAAAAAGACTTTGTCTTAGAATCAAATTCCTCGAAACTGTTTTTCCGGGAACCGGAAACGAAATGAAAAAATATTTCCTGAAACGATTTCTTCTCATCATCCCGACTTTGTTGGGAATGACGTTTATCGTTTTTTTGATTTCTCATTTTGCGCCCGGCGGTCCGCTTGAAACCGAAATCGCAAAGATCCGAGGATATGCGAACGCGCAAGGCGGGAGCGCAAAAACGATCTCCGAAGAAGAAATAGACATCATCAAAAAAAGATTACATTTAGATAAACCCGTCGGCATCGCTTATCTTTACTGGCTCAAAGAAATTCTTAGCTTTAACCTGGGAGAATCCAGACTACATACGCGGCAAGTGACGGATTTGATTTTGGAAAAACTTCCCGTTTCGCTTACGTTCGGTCTTTCTGGTTTTTTTCTTTCCTATTTGATTTGTATTCCGCTCGGAATCGCAAAGGCTCTTCAGAACGGAGAACGATTCGATATCGCTTCCAGCGGAATCATCCTAATCACGTATTCGATTCCTGTGTTCGCACTTTCCGTGTTACTGCTTTACACGTTCGCTTCGGGAGAATTATTGTCGATCTTCCCGCTCGGTCACGAGGTTTCGGACGAATACGAATCCTTATCCTCTTGGGAAAAGATCGTCGATCGAATCCAACATATGTTCCTCCCGGTGATTTGTTACGTTTCCGGTTCGTTCGCGGTTCTCACATTGTTGATGAAGAATTCCCTCTTGGAACAAATCTCGAAAGAATACGTTCGCACCGCTCTTTCCAAGGGATTCAGTTTTAAGGAAGCGATCTTCAAACACGCGTTTCGAAATTCTTTGATTCCGATCGCGACCGGCTTCGGAAGCAATCTCAGTTTGATTTTCGCGGGCTCGCTCGTCATCGAACTCGTATTCAACATCGACGGAATGGGACTTTTAAGTTTCCAAGCCGTCACGGAAAGAGACACCGATCTGATGATGGGACTTTTATTGGTTCAAAGTCTTCTTTCATTGATCGGAAATATTCTTTCCGATTTCTGTTACGTCCTTATCGATCCGAGGATTCAATTCGAATGATTCTGAGTCCGATCTTAAAAAAACGATTTCAGAAATTCCAGGCGAACAAACGGGCCTGGTACGCCTTAAACATATTATTGATTTCTTATGTGATTTCCTTGTTCGCGCCTTTCATCGCGAACAATCAACCTTTGATCGTAAGTTATCAGGGGAAATGGCATTTCCCGATTTTTGCGTTTTATCCCGAGTCGCAATTCGGAGGGGAAAATCTAACCCCCCCGAACTACAAAAAACTCGCGAAACGAGACGACTTCCTCACCGGTTCCAATTGGATCCTATTCGCTCCCGTTCCTTACGGTTACAACGAGGACAACTTGGAAAGTTTGGAAGAAGGGGAAACCCCTCCCTCTTCCCCCAATCGGAAACACTGGCTTGGGACGGACGATCGAGGGCGCGACGTTTTTACGAGAGTCTTTTACGCTTACAGAAACGCTCTGAGCTTCGGACTTATATTAGTATTTCTTGAACTAGCGATGGGAACTTTGATCGGCGGAATGCAGGGTTACTTCGGAGGAAAAACGGATATTCTCCTGCAGAGAATCATTGAAATTCTTTCCGCGATCCCCTTCTTATATTTGATTCTGATCGTGGGCGCGTTTTTCGGAAGAGGGTTTACGGTTTTATTGATCACGTACGGCGCGTTGAGTTGGATCGGCATTTCGTATTATATGCGCGGAGAATTCTACAAACTCAAACAGCTGACCTATGTGGACTCCGCAAAAGCGTTGGGAGTCAGTTCGTTTCGAATCATGCTGCGACACATACTTCCGAATGCGATCACGCCCCTCGTAACGTTCTTGCCGTTTACGCTGATCGGATCGATTTCCATTCTAAGCGCATTGGACTTTCTCGGTTACGGAATTCCAGCGCCGAATCCGTCTTGGGGAGAAATGATCGGGCAAGGAAGAGAACGATTGAGTGCATGGTGGCTCATCACGTTTCCGTCGTCAGCGCTCTTTTTCACGATTTTATTGACTTCGTTTATCGGAGAAGGACTGAGAGACTCTTTCGATTCCAGAGAAAAGGCGGTGTATGAATGAACGCTTCTTCTTTGCTTCAGGTTAGGAATTTTTCACTCGATCTCTATTCGGAAAACCGCTGGCTTCCCGTTCTTCAAAATTTAAGTTTCGACGTACGACCCGGTGAAATTCTTTCTTTGATCGGGGAATCGGGCTGCGGCAAGTCTTTGACAGCGCTCGCACTGACGCGTTTGATTCCTTCCAATATTTCTAAGGTTCGCTCGGGTGAAATTTTATACCAAGGAAACGATCTTTTAAAACTTTCCGCCGAGGAAATGAGAAAGATCCGAGGAAAAGAAATCGCTTATATCTTTCAAGAACCGTTTGCCGCTCTCAATCCTTTGTTGAAAATCGAAGAACAAATGATCGAAGCGTATCTGATGCACATTTCGGATAACCGCAAAGAGGCGATTGAAAAAGCGAAGTATCTTTTGTCTTCGGTCGGAATCACGGACATTCAACAAAGATTATATTCCTATCCGAATCAGATGAGCGGAGGAATTCTCCAGCGAATCAGCATCGCGATGGCGTTGATGTGCGATCCGACTCTTCTCATCGCCGACGAGCCGACGAGCGCGATCGACGTAACGATCCAAGCACAGCTTGTGGAACTTCTTCTCCGCCTTCAAAAACAAAACGGAATGTCGATTCTCTTTATCTCGCACGACTTCGGTTTAGTCGGAACGATCGCGCATCGAATCGCTGTTATGTATGCGGGAAGAATCGCGGAGATCGGAGACACGGATTCCGTCATCGATTCGCCGAATCATCCTTATACGAAGGATTTGCTCGCGTCGATTCCGTCGCTCGCCAAATCGGTAGAGGACTTGCAACCGATTCAAGGAATCGTTCCTTCGCCCGATCAGTACCCGATCGGTTGTCATTATTCCACGCGTTGTAAAGCTGTGATGAATTCGTGCAAAGAAACCAAACCGGAATTGTTTACAGTACGCTCCGAAAAAGAACCGCATCTGGCCGCTTGTTTTTTAACGAAAGAATAGGATCCTATCGAAGAAGAAATCATGATCTCCATCAAAGACCTATCCATCAGTTTTTATACGAAATCCGGATTCGGATTCAAAAAGAATCGAATCGCCGCGGTCGACGGGGTAAGTCTTGAAATCGCAAGTAATGAAATTCTCGGATTAGTGGGAGAATCCGGCTGCGGTAAGTCCACGTTAGGAAGAGGTCTTGTAAAACTTTTAAAACCCGAATCGGGTACGATTCATTTTGAAGATACGGAGATTTCTTCCCTTTCTTCTTCCGAATTTTTTCCGCTTCGAAAAAATCTTCAGATCATCTTCCAAGATCCGTATTCTTCCCTGAACCCGAGGATGACGATTGCGGAAATTCTTAGGGAAGGTTTGGAAATTCACGAGAAACTTTCCACCGAAGAAGCCGAATCCAAAATCAAAGACATTCTGCAAAGAGTGAATCTATCATCCGATATTCTTTCGAGATTTCCCCACGAGTTTTCCGGCGGTCAAAGACAAAGGATCGCGATCGCAAGAGCGCTCGTTTTAAAACCGAAGTTTGTCATCTGTGACGAATCGGTTTCCGCACTGGACGTCTCCACGGGAACTCAAGTTTTAAAACTTTTGGTCGAATTAAAAAACGAATTCGGACTTTCGTATTTGTTTATCTCTCACGATCTGGGTGTGGTAAAATCGATCTCGGACAGGATTGCGGTCATGTATTTGGGGAAAATCGTCGAGCTCGGAAAAACGAAGGACATCGTTTCTTCTCCCGCTCATCCTTATACGAAAGCGTTATTTCAGTCGACGTTCGACGTTTATGATCGAAAGAAAATTCGTATTCCGCTCCAGGGAGAAATACCGAGCGTGGTTCATAAACCTTCCGGTTGTCACTTTCACACGCGATGTCCGATCGCACAGGATCTCTGTAAAAAGGAAATTCCCGTTTGGAAAGAAAACGAAAACGGACAAAAGGTTTTGTGTCACTTTCCGTTGGGAAAAGGAAAATGAAACTCCTAAAGCGCATTCAAGAATTCTTATATAGCAATCGAATCAAATTCCTTGCGATTCTTTTGTTTCAGGTTCTTGCATTGGCGCTTTTCACACTGCTGCCGATTCTTTCCCGTCAGGATTTTTATAAGGACTTTATATTAACCGAAATCGAAAAGGAAACGGGATTGGAAGTGAAGGTAGAATCTTCCGATTTGATTCTCTTTCCGTTTCCCGGAATCGAATTGAATTCCGT of Leptospira sanjuanensis contains these proteins:
- a CDS encoding ABC transporter ATP-binding protein, whose product is MNASSLLQVRNFSLDLYSENRWLPVLQNLSFDVRPGEILSLIGESGCGKSLTALALTRLIPSNISKVRSGEILYQGNDLLKLSAEEMRKIRGKEIAYIFQEPFAALNPLLKIEEQMIEAYLMHISDNRKEAIEKAKYLLSSVGITDIQQRLYSYPNQMSGGILQRISIAMALMCDPTLLIADEPTSAIDVTIQAQLVELLLRLQKQNGMSILFISHDFGLVGTIAHRIAVMYAGRIAEIGDTDSVIDSPNHPYTKDLLASIPSLAKSVEDLQPIQGIVPSPDQYPIGCHYSTRCKAVMNSCKETKPELFTVRSEKEPHLAACFLTKE
- a CDS encoding lipocalin-like domain-containing protein translates to MIDFRNHHNFFRITVNRLIGIYFLFPIFFTLHADDRPFVFPKDHSFHPSYKVEWCYFVGIIRSSDGKRYGYELSFFKGIFGKNREAFPVHFAISDLENKKHETAQIVERKLGGMAGYDGKRIFSGDFVLEIRGKTEFHLIAKPKNVPGLSLDLHLSAKDSNILIHGDNGKSIKSRKNPDFYSYYYSIPGLSTQGELVFNGKKIRIESGSSWMDHEWSSPMDSTRQAELSDKSNSWDWICIQLEDGTDLMAFNFRETPGSASESFGTLRLKSGQKTKFEREGEILFLHDSSVWKSRRTDKKYPLLWNLTTRATQEDSTLQLIIEPFFEDQEFDSRPTTGFSYWEGAVKVRGTRAGKSVQGFGYLELKGNRD
- a CDS encoding ABC transporter permease subunit; this encodes MKKYFLKRFLLIIPTLLGMTFIVFLISHFAPGGPLETEIAKIRGYANAQGGSAKTISEEEIDIIKKRLHLDKPVGIAYLYWLKEILSFNLGESRLHTRQVTDLILEKLPVSLTFGLSGFFLSYLICIPLGIAKALQNGERFDIASSGIILITYSIPVFALSVLLLYTFASGELLSIFPLGHEVSDEYESLSSWEKIVDRIQHMFLPVICYVSGSFAVLTLLMKNSLLEQISKEYVRTALSKGFSFKEAIFKHAFRNSLIPIATGFGSNLSLIFAGSLVIELVFNIDGMGLLSFQAVTERDTDLMMGLLLVQSLLSLIGNILSDFCYVLIDPRIQFE
- a CDS encoding ABC transporter ATP-binding protein, whose translation is MISIKDLSISFYTKSGFGFKKNRIAAVDGVSLEIASNEILGLVGESGCGKSTLGRGLVKLLKPESGTIHFEDTEISSLSSSEFFPLRKNLQIIFQDPYSSLNPRMTIAEILREGLEIHEKLSTEEAESKIKDILQRVNLSSDILSRFPHEFSGGQRQRIAIARALVLKPKFVICDESVSALDVSTGTQVLKLLVELKNEFGLSYLFISHDLGVVKSISDRIAVMYLGKIVELGKTKDIVSSPAHPYTKALFQSTFDVYDRKKIRIPLQGEIPSVVHKPSGCHFHTRCPIAQDLCKKEIPVWKENENGQKVLCHFPLGKGK
- a CDS encoding ABC transporter permease, whose protein sequence is MILSPILKKRFQKFQANKRAWYALNILLISYVISLFAPFIANNQPLIVSYQGKWHFPIFAFYPESQFGGENLTPPNYKKLAKRDDFLTGSNWILFAPVPYGYNEDNLESLEEGETPPSSPNRKHWLGTDDRGRDVFTRVFYAYRNALSFGLILVFLELAMGTLIGGMQGYFGGKTDILLQRIIEILSAIPFLYLILIVGAFFGRGFTVLLITYGALSWIGISYYMRGEFYKLKQLTYVDSAKALGVSSFRIMLRHILPNAITPLVTFLPFTLIGSISILSALDFLGYGIPAPNPSWGEMIGQGRERLSAWWLITFPSSALFFTILLTSFIGEGLRDSFDSREKAVYE